From the genome of Arthrobacter sp. SLBN-122:
GGGTTTTCGTCTACCTGTGGGATGAACAGGAACAAGTCCTTGTCATGCGCGCAGGCACCCCTGGAGTGCAAAGCCAGCAAGTGGGACGAATCACCCTTCGCCTCGGCGAAGGTGTAACTGGCTGGGCAGGGCTCACCAGACAGTCGGTTGTCCTAAACAAGAACATTCAGCAGGACCCGAGGTTCGCCAGCATCAGTGAACTGCAGGAAGAAGATTTCAATTCGATGCTGGTTGTCCCGATCGTGGCACCGACCGGGACCCTCCTTGGCGTGTTCAGCCTCTGGTCATATGAGGAGGAAACCTTCACCTGGGAGTCAAAGCTGATTGCTGACGAGGTGGGAGTGCTGCTTGCCAGCGGCCTGCTGCAGGCTGAGACGGTTGATGACTTGCGGCGCCAATCCGCAGCTGCGCACTTCCTTGTCGATTTCCCGATCAACTCCGCCACTTCCGTCCTACAATGCGCCCAAGTGGCCACGCAGGCGATTCTTAAGCACATGAGCTCCGACGGCTGCGTCATTGAATATTTCGGCCGGGGTGCAGCCACATCGCCGCCCACCGCCATCGCAATGGACAAGGGCGAGCGAAGCGGAATCGTAGTTCGAACCACTCACTCACGAACAGCAACGTCCGAATTCATTGAATCCAACTTCGCCGGACACGAGCGGATATCTGTCTCCTTTGGCCTGACGAGCACCCGGGGCATCGTCACGTGCTATCGTCCACGCCGTTATTCCACCAGAGAGCTCGATCGGCTCAGCGCCATTTGCTCTCAGCTGGCCGCCCTCTTTGAAGCAGTAGAACTGGAGTCCGTCGGCTCATCCCATGCTTCACGCCTGCTCCGAAGCGTCGGCACGAGCACATTCGCCCGCATTCTCGAGGAGTCAGGATGGTCCAAGGGCCGCACTCTGCCGGTCCTGGTGCGGGTGAAACGGCTGAAATTCGACTCTGACGCGGTGTCCAGACGCATCGCCCCCTACCTTCAGGAGCTGGCCGGCCCCCGATCCCTGGTCTTCACGGAAGGCCCCCTCAGTCTGCTCTTTATCGATACCCCTTCCGGCTCCGGAGAAGATATCAAGGCGAAGCTGGAGACGACTCTTTCTGACCTCGACGAACACCGTGGCGTCTCAGCTTTCGCCGGCGTAGGTCCCCTGGCGCGGGACGTCGCCTCTCTGCAGAAAGCGCTCTCAGACGCTGAAACCGCACTGGCCTGGACAGAACTGGTCGGCAGGACATCCGGGAGACGGGTCACCTCTTTCAGCGACATAGAACACCTGCAGGAGCTGCCCCTTCTTGGGGAGGGGATCTCTGCGGAGATCAGGGACGTGCTCGCGGAACTCAGATCCCTCATGCGCTACGACGCGGAAAATGGAACCCAGCTGGCCGAAACAGTCGCCATGCTCCTGTCCAATAAAGGGTCCAGTGCCGACACGGTCTCCAAACTGCACATCCACCGCAACACACTCCGGCAACGGCTCCAGCGCGTAGAGCAGCTCATCGGTCATTCATTCGAAGAAGCCGGCGACTGGCTGCCCACGGGCATTGCTGCGCGACTGGCGATGCGTGAAGGCCACCGTGCTGTTCCTCAATGACTCTTCAATGGCGGCAGCAGCGGCCGGGGTCCGCTGAGGAATATTCGGGTGAGCCCAGGAGCACCATGCTCTCTAAGGCACACACATTCGGATCCTAATGTGCAACCGGCACTGCAACCCCGGCCGTGCTGTTCGCTACGTTGAAGTTGTCCGCCTGGGTCCGGGGACTAAAGGCCAGGGGCCTCGGTGTCCGGGTTAACCGCCCAGGAATGCCAACGTCCCTCACAACCCGGGGTTTCGCAGGCTGAAACCCCGACCGCCCGATAAGGAATTTTGAGAATGACCAATGAGCCAAACCTGCCCCGAGGTACCGGTACCCTGCAGGCACTCGTCATACAGCCAGATTTTCACTGCCCGCTGGACCGTCTCGGTGGTTGGCTGCAGGATGAGGGGATAACCACCAGAATTATCCAGCCTTTCAGTGGTGACGTGATCCCGGACGTGATTCAGGAGGACGCTCTGGTGGTTCTTGGCGGTGACATGAG
Proteins encoded in this window:
- a CDS encoding helix-turn-helix domain-containing protein, giving the protein MKPPAEPAAPQPNEVLPAGYRRKLQIAELRADTLSELTQLMMEGPDPLALAQRAVDLVARATNSAGVFVYLWDEQEQVLVMRAGTPGVQSQQVGRITLRLGEGVTGWAGLTRQSVVLNKNIQQDPRFASISELQEEDFNSMLVVPIVAPTGTLLGVFSLWSYEEETFTWESKLIADEVGVLLASGLLQAETVDDLRRQSAAAHFLVDFPINSATSVLQCAQVATQAILKHMSSDGCVIEYFGRGAATSPPTAIAMDKGERSGIVVRTTHSRTATSEFIESNFAGHERISVSFGLTSTRGIVTCYRPRRYSTRELDRLSAICSQLAALFEAVELESVGSSHASRLLRSVGTSTFARILEESGWSKGRTLPVLVRVKRLKFDSDAVSRRIAPYLQELAGPRSLVFTEGPLSLLFIDTPSGSGEDIKAKLETTLSDLDEHRGVSAFAGVGPLARDVASLQKALSDAETALAWTELVGRTSGRRVTSFSDIEHLQELPLLGEGISAEIRDVLAELRSLMRYDAENGTQLAETVAMLLSNKGSSADTVSKLHIHRNTLRQRLQRVEQLIGHSFEEAGDWLPTGIAARLAMREGHRAVPQ